A genomic segment from Anaerobacillus sp. CMMVII encodes:
- a CDS encoding pullulanase, with amino-acid sequence MKQGSDEVFFWEPVDLPENTVRIHYERSEKDYDGWAVWNWADVVAPSDGWPNGATDKAGVGKYGAYYDISLQEAAKKIGFLFVNKQNGSQTSDYSFEMLDQYKEIFVKHGDDKIYTNPFGAIPVVLVSGELLSDKKIGLVFSKTEGLTVDELKNEISIKDKDGQTITFDSVTIEDAKRVNIHGQFDLDQAPFEITYGERTVSAKAGWRLIDEMYGYDGELGVKLHADGTATLKLWSPKADQVSVVLYDKDDQYKVVKEAVPMTLGEKGVWTVTLDKANTGLDSLRGFYYHFSITHGEVTKLALDPYAKSMAAWSHEAGYPVGKAAIVDLSSIGPELDFAEIPGYEKREDAIIYEVHVRDFTSDPNIAADLKAQFGTFAAFVEKLDYIQSLGVTHIQLLPVMSYFFGDELKNQVRMLEYASTQTNYNWGYDPHSYFSLSGMYSENPNDPELRVKEFKNLIGEIHRRDMGVILDVVYNHTARVSIFEDLVPNYYHFMDADGTPRTSFGGGRLGTTHKMARRVLVDSILHWVNEYKVDGFRFDMMGDHDAESIQEAFDKAKAINPNIVMIGEGWRTFAGDEGDPVQPADQDWMQYTEAVGSFSDEFRNELKSGFGSEGQPRFITDGARNVQQIFENIKAQPRNFVADQPGDVVPYIEAHDNLTLYDVIAQSIKKDPAIAANDLEIHKRIRIGNAMVLTAQGTAFIHAGQEFGRTKQWLAPAEEAPYKSTFMVDQEGKPFQNPYFIHDSYDSSDIINRFDWEKATNAELYPVNNVTREYTQGLIALRRSTDAFRLGSKELVDQNVTLINAAEVRTNDKVIAYRNEATNGDAYYVFVNADNTERSFTIGEDLTTGIVIVDSDEAGITAVQAETGFTLTTEKITLDALTTVVIKVAVEQEEPGDGEPGDGEPGDGEPGDGEPGDGEPGNGETPQPPSKDKDKDKDKDKDKDKDKDKDKKDKEKKDKDKKDKDSKKDAKLPDTATTNYNWLFVGMGLMFAGGVFFIIRRRRGME; translated from the coding sequence ATTAAACAAGGCTCTGACGAAGTATTCTTCTGGGAACCGGTTGATCTTCCTGAAAATACCGTACGTATTCACTATGAAAGATCAGAAAAAGACTATGATGGTTGGGCAGTTTGGAACTGGGCAGATGTTGTCGCACCATCAGATGGTTGGCCAAATGGCGCTACTGATAAAGCGGGTGTTGGCAAATATGGTGCTTACTACGATATTAGTTTACAAGAAGCAGCTAAAAAAATAGGCTTCCTGTTTGTAAATAAGCAAAACGGTAGTCAAACAAGTGATTATAGTTTTGAAATGCTAGATCAATATAAAGAAATTTTTGTTAAGCATGGTGATGACAAAATTTACACGAATCCATTTGGAGCAATTCCAGTTGTGCTTGTTTCTGGTGAATTGCTTTCAGACAAAAAAATCGGTCTTGTTTTTTCGAAAACAGAAGGCTTAACTGTTGATGAGTTAAAAAATGAAATTTCGATCAAAGACAAGGATGGCCAAACAATCACGTTCGACAGTGTCACAATTGAAGATGCCAAGCGCGTGAACATTCACGGTCAATTCGACTTAGATCAAGCTCCGTTTGAAATCACTTATGGTGAGAGAACAGTGTCGGCAAAAGCTGGCTGGAGATTAATTGACGAAATGTATGGCTATGATGGTGAGCTAGGCGTTAAGCTACACGCCGATGGAACAGCAACATTAAAGCTATGGTCTCCAAAAGCGGATCAAGTTTCTGTTGTTCTATATGACAAAGACGATCAATACAAAGTTGTGAAAGAAGCAGTGCCAATGACACTTGGTGAAAAAGGTGTTTGGACTGTCACACTTGATAAAGCAAATACAGGATTAGATAGCTTAAGAGGTTTCTACTATCACTTCAGTATTACTCATGGTGAAGTGACGAAATTAGCGCTTGATCCTTATGCAAAATCAATGGCAGCTTGGAGTCATGAAGCAGGGTACCCAGTTGGGAAAGCAGCAATTGTTGATCTTTCTAGCATTGGTCCTGAATTAGATTTTGCCGAGATTCCTGGCTATGAAAAGCGTGAGGATGCGATCATTTACGAAGTTCACGTTCGTGACTTTACATCTGATCCAAACATTGCAGCAGATCTGAAGGCTCAATTTGGAACTTTCGCTGCCTTTGTTGAAAAATTAGATTACATCCAATCATTAGGTGTTACTCATATCCAACTCCTACCAGTGATGAGCTACTTTTTTGGCGACGAATTGAAAAATCAAGTAAGAATGCTCGAGTATGCCTCAACACAAACGAACTATAACTGGGGTTATGACCCTCACAGTTACTTCTCTCTTTCAGGAATGTATTCAGAAAATCCGAATGATCCTGAACTACGAGTAAAAGAATTTAAGAATTTAATTGGTGAGATTCATAGACGTGATATGGGTGTTATTCTAGATGTTGTTTACAACCATACTGCAAGAGTTTCCATTTTCGAAGACCTTGTACCAAACTACTATCATTTTATGGATGCTGATGGTACGCCAAGAACAAGCTTTGGTGGCGGACGTTTAGGTACAACTCATAAAATGGCAAGAAGAGTTCTTGTTGACTCAATTCTTCACTGGGTCAATGAGTACAAAGTCGATGGTTTCCGTTTTGATATGATGGGTGACCATGATGCAGAAAGTATTCAAGAAGCGTTTGATAAAGCGAAAGCCATCAATCCGAACATTGTGATGATCGGTGAAGGCTGGAGAACATTTGCTGGTGATGAAGGCGATCCTGTACAACCAGCTGACCAAGACTGGATGCAATACACAGAAGCTGTTGGTAGCTTCTCTGATGAATTCAGAAATGAATTAAAATCAGGATTCGGTAGCGAAGGTCAACCGAGATTTATTACAGACGGTGCAAGAAACGTTCAACAAATTTTTGAAAACATTAAGGCTCAACCACGTAATTTCGTGGCAGATCAGCCAGGTGATGTCGTTCCTTATATTGAAGCGCATGACAACTTAACACTGTACGATGTGATTGCTCAATCAATTAAGAAAGACCCAGCAATTGCTGCCAATGATTTAGAGATCCATAAGCGAATTAGAATTGGGAATGCGATGGTACTTACAGCTCAAGGAACAGCCTTTATCCACGCTGGTCAAGAGTTTGGACGTACAAAGCAATGGTTAGCTCCGGCCGAAGAAGCTCCATACAAGTCTACGTTCATGGTAGACCAAGAGGGTAAGCCGTTCCAAAATCCATACTTCATTCATGACTCTTATGACTCGTCAGATATCATTAACAGATTTGATTGGGAAAAAGCAACAAACGCTGAGCTATATCCTGTGAACAACGTCACTCGTGAGTACACACAAGGATTAATCGCGTTACGTAGATCAACAGACGCCTTCAGATTAGGCTCAAAAGAACTAGTTGACCAAAATGTAACCTTAATCAATGCAGCAGAAGTAAGAACAAATGACAAAGTAATCGCCTACCGCAACGAAGCAACAAACGGAGATGCCTACTATGTATTCGTTAATGCTGACAACACCGAAAGAAGCTTTACTATCGGTGAAGACTTAACAACAGGCATCGTCATAGTAGACAGTGACGAAGCAGGTATTACTGCAGTTCAAGCAGAAACAGGCTTCACGTTAACAACTGAGAAAATTACCTTAGATGCGTTAACAACTGTTGTCATTAAAGTTGCGGTCGAGCAGGAAGAGCCAGGCGACGGCGAACCAGGCGATGGTGAACCGGGAGATGGTGAGCCAGGAGATGGTGAACCAGGAGACGGCGAACCAGGTAATGGTGAAACACCACAACCACCTTCTAAAGACAAAGATAAAGACAAAGATAAAGACAAAGATAAAGATAAAGATAAAGATAAAGACAAAAAAGATAAAGAAAAGAAAGATAAAGACAAGAAAGACAAAGATAGTAAAAAAGACGCAAAACTACCTGATACAGCAACAACTAACTACAATTGGTTATTTGTAGGGATGGGCTTAATGTTCGCTGGAGGGGTCTTCTTCATCATTCGAAGAAGAAGAGGAATGGAATAA
- a CDS encoding polymer-forming cytoskeletal protein, with protein sequence MTTNLEGDLTIERDTSINGKVIGCINVLPGASLDLNADVIGNITLQQYSRISVRGNVHGNIIRHKSAGIELLSKIDGEIINYRK encoded by the coding sequence ATTACCACAAATTTAGAAGGGGATTTGACGATCGAACGTGATACGAGTATTAACGGGAAAGTGATCGGATGTATAAATGTATTACCAGGAGCAAGTCTCGATTTAAATGCTGACGTAATTGGAAATATTACTCTACAACAGTACTCGCGCATCTCCGTCAGAGGCAACGTTCATGGCAATATCATCCGCCATAAGAGTGCTGGTATAGAATTATTATCAAAAATTGATGGTGAAATCATAAATTATCGAAAGTAG